One Paramisgurnus dabryanus chromosome 9, PD_genome_1.1, whole genome shotgun sequence DNA segment encodes these proteins:
- the dennd4a gene encoding C-myc promoter-binding protein isoform X2 has translation MEEKGPRVADYFVVAGLTDSSKPLDEDVHPEDGSHRNGAQLKAPITDVAVVIRSLGEEVPRGYTCLEFTPSGLSAELNAGSLMGPQIFLCYRRGRDKPPLTDLGVLYEWKEKLKPDCNIIQTTPSGRPANISSSSSQRIYITYRRASEIHSHATLAVTDICVIVPGKGETAPHAFCKVEKNLNSSMWGSSVYLCYKKSLAKTNTLAFKAGLLSRYPEEDYDSFPLPESVPLFCLPMGASIECWPSQTKYSLPVFSTFVLTGASGEKVYGAAIQFYEPYPEEHLTDKQRSQLGLLGNGIRSDGSVTVHTNKSICLLSHWPFFEAFRSFLTFLYRYSISGPHTLPIEKHISHFMHKVPFPSSQRPRILVQLSPHDSLMLSQPISSPLPLSGGRLSTLLLNLGPKNAVTLLVLAVTEHKILVHSLRPAVLTSVTEALVSMIFPFHWPCPYIPLCPLALADVLSAPCPFIVGVDSRYFDLYEPPTDISCVDLDTNTITYKEERRALTWKMLPRKACKHLINTLSNLYHQLDEGYQMRREEGQMETFMTEREPGSGGKTLETLEMEIQEAFLRFMAAILKGYRSYLLPITQAPSEKATDASSLFDLQGFLKSRDRSHQKFYSLMTKTQMFIRFIEECSFVSDKDASLAFFDDCVDKVDSEKPEDTRLIELDKSHRSEHTVYITPPELPALPEGEEPSMVYSYSGFPVLNVRLFELQDGPRIPTAPSVLRHISPISPAAIFRRSQQEIKSAQRMAKTYSSIPQMWSKCLLRHCHGLWFICLPSYVSACHSKARALHTAYDVLRNMQDKKLQPPDEVCYRVLMQLCGQYGQPVLAVRVLFEMKKAGVQPNAITYGYYNRAVLESTWPSSTRGGYFLWGKLRNVVRGVVLFKQVWRRRIAHPRDTHSSDASDLDNVSHGSLDSSNDSAERVSIDADFTKMDSSDDRSSTGGQSDQGYDSLSKEEVRLGGGEEQNSSPDMKGQDMDSLLSQSVLLKKENSSPVLEFHPSKTNGKSGTLFSEALPKTKRPNSLDIFGGRPVRPSTLDLSPQKTVGEKEAVGGVLSPPKLAVERTVSCTVAMERENVAMERSMSCSSALGRPVKRMGIEAGFDPLSLMAAETKSHSDNADTPTTRRHLAEEIHHYMNNLSSPISQRSLSVDLKGHQTPSPHSSPRMTATAGSPGASQLQPQPRTRLFSSPSLPQGRARRVRGQRPNSLASPSSPTHSTSSFSMDSLLTPTLDVFKSSFMSAGKGVAEKASRLYSRLSSQSSIAQDLNSDRVSVSSIGSGDPDFSSLIENDCCVDPDRLSSPQRDGAQPITRPKKSPHRSKNCQESPSTPPRLFRQPSLTGSSLTFIKALQSPDVCADVNLAQCAQNYAIEVRMSSCSRCNTCECLVYDEEIMAGWTADDSNLNSTCPFCGSPFLPLLNVDIRNMGDQDRTSTQDSHSGQKDAVEEPSVQVDDGASKLYNNDPDPVTVPYLSPLVLWKELESLLQNEGDQAISSAAIVDHHPIVFWNLVWFFRRLDLPSSLPGLYLSSKHYNRDAQPQNCASEDSKNVLVQILWDNPRLHQDPIKPCYLLWKSYCANPSVSAALWEEEQAVSLELLQSIVKSIQRNNVYQPMSQILQLLGTRLGFVRQRSLYRDILFLSLVALGKSSINIDAFDREYKMAYDRLTPSQVKMTHNCDRPPSAGVMECRRTFGLPNL, from the exons gaacgcaGGGAGTCTCATGGGGCCACAGATCTTTCTCTGTTACAGAAGAGGCAGAGACAAACCGCCACTTACAGATCTAGG TGTCCTCTACGAGTGGAAGGAGAAATTGAAGCCAGATTGTAACATTATACAGACTACGCCTTCTGGTCGCCCTGCTAATATCAGTAGCTCCTCCTCCCAAAGGATCTACATCACATATCGGCGTGCTTCAGAGATCCACTCTCATGCCACGCTGGCTGTCACAGACATCTGTGTCATCGTCCCCGGCAAGGGAGAGACGGCACCACATGCTTTCTGCAAAGTGGAAAAGAATCTCAACAGTAGCATG TGGGGGTCTTCTGTATACTTGTGCTACAAAAAATCTTTGGCCAAAACCAACACGCTGGCATTCAAAGCAG GACTGCTGTCCAGATACCCAGAGGAGGACTACGATTCTTTTCCTTTGCCCGAATCTGTGCCCCTGTTTTGTCTGCCAATGGGGGCGTCCATCGAGTGCTGGCCCTCTCAAACCAAATATTCCCTCCCTGTCTTTTCAACATTCGTTCTGACCGGCGCCTCTGGAGAAAAG GTTTATGGTGCTGCCATTCAGTTCTATGAGCCCTATCCGGAGGAACATTTGACTGACAAGCAGCGGTCTCAGCTGGGCCTTCTGGGTAACGGGATCAGGTCAGATGGATCTGTAACCGTCCACACCAACAAAAGCATCTGCCTTCTATCTCACTGGCCATTTTTCGAGGCGTTTCGTAGCTTTCTTACCTTCCTATACAGATACTCCATATCGGGTCCACATACTCTGCCTATTGAGAA GCATATTTCCCATTTCATGCATAAGGTCCCTTTCCCATCATCTCAAAGGCCACGTATCCTGGTGCAG CTGTCCCCACATGATAGCCTGATGTTGAGCCAGCCCATTTCGTCTCCTCTCCCTCTGAG TGGTGGAAGGCTCTCTACACTGCTGTTGAACCTCGGACCTAAGAATGCAGTAACACTTTTGGTGTTGGCTGTCACTGAACACAAGATTTTGGTGCACTCTCTACGTCCAGCTGTTCTGACCAGTGTTACAGAGGCCCTGGTGTCG ATGATCTTTCCATTTCACTGGCCGTGCCCATACATTCCTCTCTGCCCGCTGGCCCTGGCAGATGTGCTCAGTGCTCCATGTCCATTCATTGTAGGGGTGGACTCACGCTACTTTGATCTCTACGAGCCACCAACTGACATAAGCTGTGTGGACCTGGACACAAACACTATAACCTA CAAAGAAGAGCGTAGAGCCCTGACCTGGAAGATGCTGCCAAGAAAAGCCTGTAAACATCTGATCAACACCCTCAGTAATCTTTACCACCAACTGGATGAAG GTTATCAGATGAGGCGCGAGGAAGGCCAGATGGAGACCTTTATGACTGAGCGGGAACCTGGCAGCGGTGGGAAGACTTTGGAAACCTTGGAAATGGAAATTCAGGAGGCTTTCTTGCGCTTTATGGCGGCCATCTTAAAGGGTTACCGCTCGTACCTGCTGCCCATCACGCAGGCTCCGTCTGAAAAAGCAACTGATGCTAGTTCACTGTTTGATCTGCAAG GCTTTTTGAAGAGTCGTGACCGATCCCATCAAAAGTTTTACTCCCTCATGACAAAGACTCAGATGTTCATCCGTTTCATCGAAGAGTGCTCTTTTGTCAGCGATAAGGACGCGAGTCTTGCTTTCTTTGACGACTGTGTCGACAAG GTTGACAGCGAGAAGCCTGAGGATACAAGGCTTATTGAACTTGACAAATCTCATCGAAGTGAGCACACGGTGTACATCACCCCGCCGGAGCTGCCAGCACTGCCTGAAGGAGAGGAGCCATCTATGGTCTATAG CTACAGTGGGTTTCCAGTATTGAACGTCCGACTCTTTGAGCTTCAGGATGGTCCCAGAATCCCCACAGCACCTTCAGTTTTGAGACACATTAGTCCCATCAGCCCAGCTGCCATTTTTAGACGCTCCCAACAG GAGATCAAATCAGCACAGAGGATGGCAAAGACCTACTCCTCCATCCCTCAGATGTGGTCCAAGTGTCTTCTCCGGCACTGCCACGGCCTGTGGTTCATCTGCCTTCCCTCATACGTCAGCGCCTGCCACTCCAAAGCGCGGGCACTGCATACTGCCTACGACGTTCTGAGAAACATGCAGGACAAAAAGTTGCAGCCCCCTGATGAG GTCTGTTACCGGGTTCTGATGCAGCTATGTGGACAGTACGGACAGCCTGTGCTTGCCGTTCGGGTTCTGTTTGAGATGAAGAAAGCTGGCGTCCAGCCCAATGCCATTACATATGGATATTATAACAGG GCCGTACTGGAGAGCACATGGCCTTCCTCTACCAGAGGGGGTTACTTCCTGTGGGGAAAGTTGAGAAATGTGGTTCGGGGTGTGGTGCTGTTTAAACAAGTGTGGAGGAGACGGATCGCCCACCCAAGAGACACCCATTCTTCTG ATGCCAGTGATCTCGATAACGTCAGCCATGGCAGCCTGGACAGCTCCAACGATTCTGCAGAACGAGTCTCAATCGATGCCGACTTCACTAAGATGGATTCCAGCGATGACAGATCCAGCACAG GCGGACAGTCTGATCAGGGTTATGACTCTTTGTCTAAAGAGGAGGTGAGGTTAGGAGGCGGTGAGGAGCAGAACTCTTCTCCAGACATGAAGGGGCAGGACATGGACAGCCTAT TGTCTCAGTCGGTGCtcctaaaaaaagaaaactcatCCCCCGTGCTTGAATTCCACCCATCCAAAACCAACGGGAAATCCGGCACTCTCTTTTCTGAAGCCCTTCCAAAAACTAAAAGGCCAAACTCCCTGGATATTTTTGGAGGGAGGCCTGTTAGGCCCAGCACACTAGACTTAAGCCCACAAAAGACAGTAGGTGAAAAAGAAGCAGTGGGGGGCGTCCTGAGCCCACCTAAACTCGCTGTGGAGAGGACTGTTAGCTGCACGGTTGCCATGGAGAGGGAGAATGTTGCCATGGAGAGGAGCATGAGCTGCAGCAGTGCTCTTGGGCGACCAGTTAAGCGAATGGGTATTGAAGCAGGGTTTGATCCTCTCTCCCTCATGGCCGCTGAGACAAAATCCCACAGTGATAATGCAGATACCCCCACCACCCGTCGGCACCTGGCCGAAGAGATTCATCACTACATGAACAACCTAAGTAGTCCGATAAGCCAGCGTTCTCTCAGCGTGGACCTGAAGGGCCACCAGACCCCGTCTCCTCATAGCTCTCCACGCATGACCGCAACTGCCGGCTCCCCCGGCGCTTCTCAGCTCCAACCTCAGCCACGAACCAGACTCTTCTCCTCACCTTCCCTCCCTCAGGGCCGGGCCCGTAGGGTCAGAGGGCAGCGACCCAATTCCCTGGCTTCTCCCTCTTCACCGACTCATTCTACTTCGTCCTTCTCTATGGACTCTCTGCTCACCCCAACACTGGACGTGTTCAAGAGCAGCTTCATGTCTGCAGGGAAGGGCGTCGCTGAGAAAGCCAGTCGCCTGTATTCGCGACTTTCCTCCCAAAGCTCCATCGCACAG GATTTGAACTCTGATCGGGTCAGCGTGTCTTCAATCGGGTCAGGTGACCCTGATTTTTCCTCACTAATTGAGAACGATTGCTGCGTGGACCCCGACAGGCTCTCCTCTCCTCAGCGGGATGGAGCTCAACCCATCACACGTCCCAAAAAGAGCCCTCACAGGAGCAAAAACTGCCAGGAAAGCCCATCCACACCGCCTCGACTGTTTCGCCAGCCATCCCTTACTG GATCGTCTTTGACATTTATTAAAGCACTGCAGAGCCCAGACGTGTGTGCTGATGTGAACCTCGCTCAGTGTGCGCAGAACTACGCTATTGAA GTACGTATGTCCAGTTGTTCACGATGTAACACCTGTGAGTGTTTGGTGTACGATGAAGAGATTATGGCCGGTTGGACAGCTGACGACTCCAATCTCAATAGCACGTGTCCGTTTTGCGGCTCCCCGTTCTTGCCGCTGCTTAACGTTGACATCAGAAACATGGGTGACCAAGACAG AACCTCCACCCAAGACTCACATAGTGGCCAGAAAGATGCAGTAGAGGAACCATCAGTTCAAGTTGATGATGGCGCTAGTAAACTATACAACAATGACCCT GATCCGGTAACTGTGCCCTATTTGAGTCCTCTGGTGCTTTGGAAAGAACTGGAGAGCTTGTTGCAGAACGAGGGCGATCAGGCCATCTCATCGGCAGCCATCGTGGATCACCACCCCATCGTATTCTGGAACCTTGTGTGGTTTTTCCGTAGGCTGGACCTACCCAGCAGCCTGCCAGGATTGTATCTGAGCTCCAAACACTACAACAGAGATGCTCAG CCTCAAAACTGTGCATCAGAAGACAGTAAGAACGTCTTAGTCCAAATCCTGTGGGACAACCCTAGACTGCATCAGGACCCTATCAAGCCCTGCTACTTGCTCTGGAAATCATATT gtGCAAATCCTTCAGTATCTGCTGCTCTGTGGGAAGAGGAGCAGGCGGTGAGCTTAGAGCTGCTGCAGAGCATCGTGAAGAGCATTCAGAGGAACAATGTCTACCAGCCCATGAGTCAAATACTACAGCTTCTGGGCACCAGACTGGGCTTCGTCAGACAACG GAGCTTATATAGAGACATCCTGTTCCTGTCTTTAGTGGCTTTGGGCAAAAGTAGCATAAATATTG ATGCATTTGACCGCGAATATAAAATGGCATACGACCGTCTGACTCCAAGCCAGGTCAAGATGACCCACAATTGTGACCGACCACCGAGCGCTGGAGTCATGGAGTGCAGGAGAACCTTTGGACTGCCTAACCTGTGA
- the dennd4a gene encoding C-myc promoter-binding protein isoform X1 — MEEKGPRVADYFVVAGLTDSSKPLDEDVHPEDGSHRNGAQLKAPITDVAVVIRSLGEEVPRGYTCLEFTPSGLSAELNAGSLMGPQIFLCYRRGRDKPPLTDLGVLYEWKEKLKPDCNIIQTTPSGRPANISSSSSQRIYITYRRASEIHSHATLAVTDICVIVPGKGETAPHAFCKVEKNLNSSMWGSSVYLCYKKSLAKTNTLAFKAGLLSRYPEEDYDSFPLPESVPLFCLPMGASIECWPSQTKYSLPVFSTFVLTGASGEKVYGAAIQFYEPYPEEHLTDKQRSQLGLLGNGIRSDGSVTVHTNKSICLLSHWPFFEAFRSFLTFLYRYSISGPHTLPIEKHISHFMHKVPFPSSQRPRILVQLSPHDSLMLSQPISSPLPLSGGRLSTLLLNLGPKNAVTLLVLAVTEHKILVHSLRPAVLTSVTEALVSMIFPFHWPCPYIPLCPLALADVLSAPCPFIVGVDSRYFDLYEPPTDISCVDLDTNTITYKEERRALTWKMLPRKACKHLINTLSNLYHQLDEGYQMRREEGQMETFMTEREPGSGGKTLETLEMEIQEAFLRFMAAILKGYRSYLLPITQAPSEKATDASSLFDLQGFLKSRDRSHQKFYSLMTKTQMFIRFIEECSFVSDKDASLAFFDDCVDKLFGTEKGGKVDSEKPEDTRLIELDKSHRSEHTVYITPPELPALPEGEEPSMVYSYSGFPVLNVRLFELQDGPRIPTAPSVLRHISPISPAAIFRRSQQEIKSAQRMAKTYSSIPQMWSKCLLRHCHGLWFICLPSYVSACHSKARALHTAYDVLRNMQDKKLQPPDEVCYRVLMQLCGQYGQPVLAVRVLFEMKKAGVQPNAITYGYYNRAVLESTWPSSTRGGYFLWGKLRNVVRGVVLFKQVWRRRIAHPRDTHSSDASDLDNVSHGSLDSSNDSAERVSIDADFTKMDSSDDRSSTGGQSDQGYDSLSKEEVRLGGGEEQNSSPDMKGQDMDSLLSQSVLLKKENSSPVLEFHPSKTNGKSGTLFSEALPKTKRPNSLDIFGGRPVRPSTLDLSPQKTVGEKEAVGGVLSPPKLAVERTVSCTVAMERENVAMERSMSCSSALGRPVKRMGIEAGFDPLSLMAAETKSHSDNADTPTTRRHLAEEIHHYMNNLSSPISQRSLSVDLKGHQTPSPHSSPRMTATAGSPGASQLQPQPRTRLFSSPSLPQGRARRVRGQRPNSLASPSSPTHSTSSFSMDSLLTPTLDVFKSSFMSAGKGVAEKASRLYSRLSSQSSIAQDLNSDRVSVSSIGSGDPDFSSLIENDCCVDPDRLSSPQRDGAQPITRPKKSPHRSKNCQESPSTPPRLFRQPSLTGSSLTFIKALQSPDVCADVNLAQCAQNYAIEVRMSSCSRCNTCECLVYDEEIMAGWTADDSNLNSTCPFCGSPFLPLLNVDIRNMGDQDRTSTQDSHSGQKDAVEEPSVQVDDGASKLYNNDPDPVTVPYLSPLVLWKELESLLQNEGDQAISSAAIVDHHPIVFWNLVWFFRRLDLPSSLPGLYLSSKHYNRDAQPQNCASEDSKNVLVQILWDNPRLHQDPIKPCYLLWKSYCANPSVSAALWEEEQAVSLELLQSIVKSIQRNNVYQPMSQILQLLGTRLGFVRQRSLYRDILFLSLVALGKSSINIDAFDREYKMAYDRLTPSQVKMTHNCDRPPSAGVMECRRTFGLPNL, encoded by the exons gaacgcaGGGAGTCTCATGGGGCCACAGATCTTTCTCTGTTACAGAAGAGGCAGAGACAAACCGCCACTTACAGATCTAGG TGTCCTCTACGAGTGGAAGGAGAAATTGAAGCCAGATTGTAACATTATACAGACTACGCCTTCTGGTCGCCCTGCTAATATCAGTAGCTCCTCCTCCCAAAGGATCTACATCACATATCGGCGTGCTTCAGAGATCCACTCTCATGCCACGCTGGCTGTCACAGACATCTGTGTCATCGTCCCCGGCAAGGGAGAGACGGCACCACATGCTTTCTGCAAAGTGGAAAAGAATCTCAACAGTAGCATG TGGGGGTCTTCTGTATACTTGTGCTACAAAAAATCTTTGGCCAAAACCAACACGCTGGCATTCAAAGCAG GACTGCTGTCCAGATACCCAGAGGAGGACTACGATTCTTTTCCTTTGCCCGAATCTGTGCCCCTGTTTTGTCTGCCAATGGGGGCGTCCATCGAGTGCTGGCCCTCTCAAACCAAATATTCCCTCCCTGTCTTTTCAACATTCGTTCTGACCGGCGCCTCTGGAGAAAAG GTTTATGGTGCTGCCATTCAGTTCTATGAGCCCTATCCGGAGGAACATTTGACTGACAAGCAGCGGTCTCAGCTGGGCCTTCTGGGTAACGGGATCAGGTCAGATGGATCTGTAACCGTCCACACCAACAAAAGCATCTGCCTTCTATCTCACTGGCCATTTTTCGAGGCGTTTCGTAGCTTTCTTACCTTCCTATACAGATACTCCATATCGGGTCCACATACTCTGCCTATTGAGAA GCATATTTCCCATTTCATGCATAAGGTCCCTTTCCCATCATCTCAAAGGCCACGTATCCTGGTGCAG CTGTCCCCACATGATAGCCTGATGTTGAGCCAGCCCATTTCGTCTCCTCTCCCTCTGAG TGGTGGAAGGCTCTCTACACTGCTGTTGAACCTCGGACCTAAGAATGCAGTAACACTTTTGGTGTTGGCTGTCACTGAACACAAGATTTTGGTGCACTCTCTACGTCCAGCTGTTCTGACCAGTGTTACAGAGGCCCTGGTGTCG ATGATCTTTCCATTTCACTGGCCGTGCCCATACATTCCTCTCTGCCCGCTGGCCCTGGCAGATGTGCTCAGTGCTCCATGTCCATTCATTGTAGGGGTGGACTCACGCTACTTTGATCTCTACGAGCCACCAACTGACATAAGCTGTGTGGACCTGGACACAAACACTATAACCTA CAAAGAAGAGCGTAGAGCCCTGACCTGGAAGATGCTGCCAAGAAAAGCCTGTAAACATCTGATCAACACCCTCAGTAATCTTTACCACCAACTGGATGAAG GTTATCAGATGAGGCGCGAGGAAGGCCAGATGGAGACCTTTATGACTGAGCGGGAACCTGGCAGCGGTGGGAAGACTTTGGAAACCTTGGAAATGGAAATTCAGGAGGCTTTCTTGCGCTTTATGGCGGCCATCTTAAAGGGTTACCGCTCGTACCTGCTGCCCATCACGCAGGCTCCGTCTGAAAAAGCAACTGATGCTAGTTCACTGTTTGATCTGCAAG GCTTTTTGAAGAGTCGTGACCGATCCCATCAAAAGTTTTACTCCCTCATGACAAAGACTCAGATGTTCATCCGTTTCATCGAAGAGTGCTCTTTTGTCAGCGATAAGGACGCGAGTCTTGCTTTCTTTGACGACTGTGTCGACAAG CTATTCGGCACAGAGAAGGGAGGAAAG GTTGACAGCGAGAAGCCTGAGGATACAAGGCTTATTGAACTTGACAAATCTCATCGAAGTGAGCACACGGTGTACATCACCCCGCCGGAGCTGCCAGCACTGCCTGAAGGAGAGGAGCCATCTATGGTCTATAG CTACAGTGGGTTTCCAGTATTGAACGTCCGACTCTTTGAGCTTCAGGATGGTCCCAGAATCCCCACAGCACCTTCAGTTTTGAGACACATTAGTCCCATCAGCCCAGCTGCCATTTTTAGACGCTCCCAACAG GAGATCAAATCAGCACAGAGGATGGCAAAGACCTACTCCTCCATCCCTCAGATGTGGTCCAAGTGTCTTCTCCGGCACTGCCACGGCCTGTGGTTCATCTGCCTTCCCTCATACGTCAGCGCCTGCCACTCCAAAGCGCGGGCACTGCATACTGCCTACGACGTTCTGAGAAACATGCAGGACAAAAAGTTGCAGCCCCCTGATGAG GTCTGTTACCGGGTTCTGATGCAGCTATGTGGACAGTACGGACAGCCTGTGCTTGCCGTTCGGGTTCTGTTTGAGATGAAGAAAGCTGGCGTCCAGCCCAATGCCATTACATATGGATATTATAACAGG GCCGTACTGGAGAGCACATGGCCTTCCTCTACCAGAGGGGGTTACTTCCTGTGGGGAAAGTTGAGAAATGTGGTTCGGGGTGTGGTGCTGTTTAAACAAGTGTGGAGGAGACGGATCGCCCACCCAAGAGACACCCATTCTTCTG ATGCCAGTGATCTCGATAACGTCAGCCATGGCAGCCTGGACAGCTCCAACGATTCTGCAGAACGAGTCTCAATCGATGCCGACTTCACTAAGATGGATTCCAGCGATGACAGATCCAGCACAG GCGGACAGTCTGATCAGGGTTATGACTCTTTGTCTAAAGAGGAGGTGAGGTTAGGAGGCGGTGAGGAGCAGAACTCTTCTCCAGACATGAAGGGGCAGGACATGGACAGCCTAT TGTCTCAGTCGGTGCtcctaaaaaaagaaaactcatCCCCCGTGCTTGAATTCCACCCATCCAAAACCAACGGGAAATCCGGCACTCTCTTTTCTGAAGCCCTTCCAAAAACTAAAAGGCCAAACTCCCTGGATATTTTTGGAGGGAGGCCTGTTAGGCCCAGCACACTAGACTTAAGCCCACAAAAGACAGTAGGTGAAAAAGAAGCAGTGGGGGGCGTCCTGAGCCCACCTAAACTCGCTGTGGAGAGGACTGTTAGCTGCACGGTTGCCATGGAGAGGGAGAATGTTGCCATGGAGAGGAGCATGAGCTGCAGCAGTGCTCTTGGGCGACCAGTTAAGCGAATGGGTATTGAAGCAGGGTTTGATCCTCTCTCCCTCATGGCCGCTGAGACAAAATCCCACAGTGATAATGCAGATACCCCCACCACCCGTCGGCACCTGGCCGAAGAGATTCATCACTACATGAACAACCTAAGTAGTCCGATAAGCCAGCGTTCTCTCAGCGTGGACCTGAAGGGCCACCAGACCCCGTCTCCTCATAGCTCTCCACGCATGACCGCAACTGCCGGCTCCCCCGGCGCTTCTCAGCTCCAACCTCAGCCACGAACCAGACTCTTCTCCTCACCTTCCCTCCCTCAGGGCCGGGCCCGTAGGGTCAGAGGGCAGCGACCCAATTCCCTGGCTTCTCCCTCTTCACCGACTCATTCTACTTCGTCCTTCTCTATGGACTCTCTGCTCACCCCAACACTGGACGTGTTCAAGAGCAGCTTCATGTCTGCAGGGAAGGGCGTCGCTGAGAAAGCCAGTCGCCTGTATTCGCGACTTTCCTCCCAAAGCTCCATCGCACAG GATTTGAACTCTGATCGGGTCAGCGTGTCTTCAATCGGGTCAGGTGACCCTGATTTTTCCTCACTAATTGAGAACGATTGCTGCGTGGACCCCGACAGGCTCTCCTCTCCTCAGCGGGATGGAGCTCAACCCATCACACGTCCCAAAAAGAGCCCTCACAGGAGCAAAAACTGCCAGGAAAGCCCATCCACACCGCCTCGACTGTTTCGCCAGCCATCCCTTACTG GATCGTCTTTGACATTTATTAAAGCACTGCAGAGCCCAGACGTGTGTGCTGATGTGAACCTCGCTCAGTGTGCGCAGAACTACGCTATTGAA GTACGTATGTCCAGTTGTTCACGATGTAACACCTGTGAGTGTTTGGTGTACGATGAAGAGATTATGGCCGGTTGGACAGCTGACGACTCCAATCTCAATAGCACGTGTCCGTTTTGCGGCTCCCCGTTCTTGCCGCTGCTTAACGTTGACATCAGAAACATGGGTGACCAAGACAG AACCTCCACCCAAGACTCACATAGTGGCCAGAAAGATGCAGTAGAGGAACCATCAGTTCAAGTTGATGATGGCGCTAGTAAACTATACAACAATGACCCT GATCCGGTAACTGTGCCCTATTTGAGTCCTCTGGTGCTTTGGAAAGAACTGGAGAGCTTGTTGCAGAACGAGGGCGATCAGGCCATCTCATCGGCAGCCATCGTGGATCACCACCCCATCGTATTCTGGAACCTTGTGTGGTTTTTCCGTAGGCTGGACCTACCCAGCAGCCTGCCAGGATTGTATCTGAGCTCCAAACACTACAACAGAGATGCTCAG CCTCAAAACTGTGCATCAGAAGACAGTAAGAACGTCTTAGTCCAAATCCTGTGGGACAACCCTAGACTGCATCAGGACCCTATCAAGCCCTGCTACTTGCTCTGGAAATCATATT gtGCAAATCCTTCAGTATCTGCTGCTCTGTGGGAAGAGGAGCAGGCGGTGAGCTTAGAGCTGCTGCAGAGCATCGTGAAGAGCATTCAGAGGAACAATGTCTACCAGCCCATGAGTCAAATACTACAGCTTCTGGGCACCAGACTGGGCTTCGTCAGACAACG GAGCTTATATAGAGACATCCTGTTCCTGTCTTTAGTGGCTTTGGGCAAAAGTAGCATAAATATTG ATGCATTTGACCGCGAATATAAAATGGCATACGACCGTCTGACTCCAAGCCAGGTCAAGATGACCCACAATTGTGACCGACCACCGAGCGCTGGAGTCATGGAGTGCAGGAGAACCTTTGGACTGCCTAACCTGTGA